One stretch of Arachis hypogaea cultivar Tifrunner chromosome 20, arahy.Tifrunner.gnm2.J5K5, whole genome shotgun sequence DNA includes these proteins:
- the LOC112784776 gene encoding seipin-2 — protein sequence MDSPASSIHKNDAVRLNHCSSSSSNAVFHNAEEPSTSNSTVSDPQPLSSQPPISHPQRPSPAARIRRRKINRDSQGKEPEISAPDSFLTSESSDFTNGAKSSSRNHRGPRTSTKEEESPAEKCDSNEAKRQRARAVQASSSVKEENNVNNEESTVTTASKDDSPGDSAESPIQHGNSSSSFLEIVAGLVIKAIAFEIKLVTMFVTYPLLFAFQCCMFCVDPLGTTKKGKAFVTGVLARVRDAVYGRVGHYFKGWFNENDSVWSLALRCGWGLLWSIYVCCVLFRLLVNSFVVSGLLMKCFVEKPIRTREVLNFDFTKHSPVAYVPIISCDAVFGGKYSENLNNDVGVTSTKWRGQRFIPYKHKVQVTLLLTVPESGYNRDLGVFQARVDFLSADGRTMASSSKPCMLRFSSEPIRLIMTFLKIAPLVTGYMAETQTLNVHMRGFIEGNEPTSCLKVTLEQRAEYQPGAGIPQIYDASVVIESQLPFFKRIIWVWKMSIFIWITMMVFIIQLLFVLVCCRPVIIPRTRQRVSRPATQNNHQVQNLARHPKF from the exons ATGGACTCGCCAGCTTCATCAATCCACAAAAACGACGCCGTCCGCCTCAATCactgctcctcctcctcttccaacGCCGTCTTCCACAACGCCGAGGAACCTTCTACCTCGAATTCTACGGTTTCGGATCCTCAACCCCTTTCATCACAACCTCCAATTTCGCATCCCCAACGACCTTCTCCGGCCGCCAGAATCCGCCGCCGGAAAATTAATCGTGATTCCCAGGGCAAGGAACCGGAAATTTCAGCTCCCGATTCTTTCCTCACTTCCGAGAGCAGCGATTTCACCAATGGCGCTAAAAGCAGCTCCCGAAATCACAGAGGCCCTCGAACATCAACAAAGGAAGAGGAAAGTCCTGCCGAGAAATGCGATTCGAACGAAGCAAAACGTCAACGCGCTCGCGCAGTTCAAGCTTCAAGTTCCGTGAAAGAAGAGAACAATGTGAACAACGAGGAGTCGACGGTTACCACAGCTTCGAAAGACGACTCGCCGGGGGATTCAGCCGAGTCACCGATTCAACACGGCAACTCGTCCTCGAGTTTCCTCGAAATAGTTGCAGGGCTTGTAATTAAGGCGATCGCATTCGAAATCAAGCTAGTCACGATGTTTGTGACGTATCCGCTATTGTTCGCGTTTCAATGTTGCATGTTTTGCGTGGACCCATTGGGGACGACGAAAAAGGGCAAGGCTTTCGTGACAGGAGTTTTGGCGAGAGTGCGTGACGCTGTTTATGGTCGTGTGGGGCATTACTTCAAGGGTTGGTTCAACGAGAACGATTCAGTTTGGAGCTTGGCGCTTCGTTGCGGGTGGGGGTTGTTGTGGTCGATCTACGTTTGTTGCGTCTTGTTTAGGCTCTTGGTTAATTCTTTTGTGGTGAGTGGGCTTTTGATGAAGTGCTTTGTGGAGAAGCCGATTCGGACGAGGGAAGTTTTGAACTTTGATTTCACTAAGCATAGCCCTGTGGCTTATGTGCCCATAATTTCTTGTGATGCTGTTTTTGGTGGAAAATATTCTGAGAATTTGAACAACGACGTTGGTGTTACGAGTACCAAGTGGAGGGGTCAACGTTTTATACCTTATAAGCACAAAGTGCAAGTCACTCTCTTGTTGACAGTTCCTGAGTCAGGATACAACAGAGATCTTGGGGTCTTTCAG GCCAGAGTTGATTTCCTATCGGCTGATGGTAGAACCATGGCAAGCTCAAGTAAACCTTGCATGTTAAGATTCAGCAGCGAGCCTATACGATTGATCATGACTTTCCTCAAGATTGCTCCTCTTGTAACTGGTTATATGGCCGAAACCCAGACTCTGAACGTCCATATGAGAGGTTTCATTGAAGGGAATGAACCTACTTCGTGCCTGAAGGTGACACTTGAGCAGCGAGCTGAATATCAACCTGGTGCTGGCATTCCTCAGATATACGATGCATCTGTGGTTATTGAGTCCCAACTTCCATTCTTTAAGAGGATTATTTGGGTTTGGAAGATGAGCATATTCATATGGATCACGATGATGGTATTCATAATTCAGTTACTTTTTGTTCTGGTGTGTTGTAGACCTGTAATTATTCCTAGAACAAGGCAAAGGGTTAGCAGACCTGCAACCCAAAATAATCATCAGGTACAAAATTTAGCAAGGCATCCTAAATTCtaa
- the LOC112784779 gene encoding nodulin-26 isoform X1 codes for MSDNNNNNNNNNRDVVMSVTNDEDESDTKVTVPLLQKMVAEVVGTFFLIFAGCGSLVVNLNNDKVVTLAGIATVWGLLVMVLIYSLGHISGAHFNPAVTIALASINRFPWNQVPAYIFSQVLGSTLASGALRLLFTGKDNQFPGTVPSVTHVQALVIEFIITFFLMFVISGVATDNRAIGELAGLAVGSTILLNVLVAGPLTGASMNPARSLGPAIVHSEYRGIWVYLVSPIVGAVAGAWTYNFVRYTKKPVREITKSASFFKGSN; via the exons ATgtcagataataataataataataataataataacagagATGTTGTAATGAGTGTTACCAATGATGAAGATGAGTCAGACACCAAGGTCACTGTGCCTCTTCTGCAAaag ATGGTAGCAGAGGTAGTGGGAACGTTCTTCTTGATATTTGCAGGGTGTGGTTCATTGGTTGTGAACCTCAACAACGACAAGGTGGTGACACTTGCAGGAATCGCAACAGTTTGGGGGTTGCTTGTGATGGTGTTAATATACTCTCTTGGACACATATCTGGTGCTCATTTCAACCCTGCAGTTACCATTGCTCTTGCTTCCATAAACAGGTTCCCTTGGAACCAGGTTCCTGCTTATATCTTCTCTCAAGTTCTTGGATCCACACTTGCAAGTGGTGCTCTCAGACTCTTATTTACGGGCAAGGATAACCAGTTTCCCGGAACCGTTCCATCTGTGACTCACGTTCAAGCTCTCGTTATTGAATTCATAATCACTTTCTTTCTCATGTTCGTCATTTCTGGGGTGGCCACTGATAACCGAGCG ATTGGTGAATTGGCTGGACTTGCAGTTGGATCTACTATTCTACTAAATGTGCTCGTTGCAGG GCCATTAACGGGAGCATCAATGAACCctgcaagatcattgggaccagCTATTGTGCACAGTGAATACAGAGGAATATGGGTGTATTTGGTGTCACCCATTGTTGGAGCTGTGGCTGGTGCATGGACCTACAATTTCGTTAGGTACACAAAGAAGCCGGTTCGTGAGATCACCAAGAGTGCCTCTTTCTTCAAGGGGAGTAACTAG
- the LOC112784779 gene encoding aquaporin NIP1-2 isoform X2 gives MQMVAEVVGTFFLIFAGCGSLVVNLNNDKVVTLAGIATVWGLLVMVLIYSLGHISGAHFNPAVTIALASINRFPWNQVPAYIFSQVLGSTLASGALRLLFTGKDNQFPGTVPSVTHVQALVIEFIITFFLMFVISGVATDNRAIGELAGLAVGSTILLNVLVAGPLTGASMNPARSLGPAIVHSEYRGIWVYLVSPIVGAVAGAWTYNFVRYTKKPVREITKSASFFKGSN, from the exons ATGCAGATGGTAGCAGAGGTAGTGGGAACGTTCTTCTTGATATTTGCAGGGTGTGGTTCATTGGTTGTGAACCTCAACAACGACAAGGTGGTGACACTTGCAGGAATCGCAACAGTTTGGGGGTTGCTTGTGATGGTGTTAATATACTCTCTTGGACACATATCTGGTGCTCATTTCAACCCTGCAGTTACCATTGCTCTTGCTTCCATAAACAGGTTCCCTTGGAACCAGGTTCCTGCTTATATCTTCTCTCAAGTTCTTGGATCCACACTTGCAAGTGGTGCTCTCAGACTCTTATTTACGGGCAAGGATAACCAGTTTCCCGGAACCGTTCCATCTGTGACTCACGTTCAAGCTCTCGTTATTGAATTCATAATCACTTTCTTTCTCATGTTCGTCATTTCTGGGGTGGCCACTGATAACCGAGCG ATTGGTGAATTGGCTGGACTTGCAGTTGGATCTACTATTCTACTAAATGTGCTCGTTGCAGG GCCATTAACGGGAGCATCAATGAACCctgcaagatcattgggaccagCTATTGTGCACAGTGAATACAGAGGAATATGGGTGTATTTGGTGTCACCCATTGTTGGAGCTGTGGCTGGTGCATGGACCTACAATTTCGTTAGGTACACAAAGAAGCCGGTTCGTGAGATCACCAAGAGTGCCTCTTTCTTCAAGGGGAGTAACTAG